From a single Nymphaea colorata isolate Beijing-Zhang1983 chromosome 4, ASM883128v2, whole genome shotgun sequence genomic region:
- the LOC116252358 gene encoding secoisolariciresinol dehydrogenase-like isoform X2, translating into MSAEMSNTVLPPFVQRLKGRVAIVTGAAGGIGLAVAKLFHRHGAKVFIADIQDDLGRHVCSELSTKEDHVAEYVHCDVTKEDDIRRAVDTAVKVHGRLDIMFSNVGIAETNYPMPSLVDYDASKFDGIMNVNVVGMFLAAKHAARIMIPAKQGSIILMASCASLMAGLGGHGYCTSKHAVVGLTKSLATELGMNGIRVNCISPYVMFTPGSSRLMGRDEAEIHSWADQFANLKGLSLKVDDVAEAALYLAGDESKYISGHNLVVDGGFSVSDSACNSFRVTP; encoded by the coding sequence GCTGAAAGGCAGAGTAGCCATAGTGACTGGTGCAGCCGGTGGGATTGGCCTAGCTGTAGCCAAGCTCTTCCATCGCCATGGTGCCAAGGTATTCATTGCTGACATCCAGGACGATCTTGGCCGGCATGTTTGCAGTGAATTGAGTACAAAAGAAGATCACGTCGCCGAGTATGTGCACTGTGATGTGACCAAGGAAGATGATATTCGCAGAGCCGTTGATACAGCAGTCAAGGTGCATGGGAGGCTTGATATTATGTTCAGCAATGTGGGCATTGCAGAAACTAACTATCCCATGCCTAGTTTGGTGGACTATGACGCATCCAAATTTGATGGAATCATGAATGTGAATGTAGTTGGTATGTTTCTAGCTGCCAAGCATGCTGCAAGGATAATGATCCCAGCAAAGCAGGGCAGCATAATCCTGATGGCAAGCTGTGCCTCACTGATGGCTGGACTTGGTGGCCATGGCTATTGCACCTCAAAGCATGCAGTAGTGGGACTGACCAAGAGTTTGGCCACAGAACTGGGCATGAATGGGATCCGAGTGAACTGCATTTCACCATATGTCATGTTCACACCCGGCTCAAGCCGCTTGATGGGACGTGATGAAGCTGAGATTCACAGTTGGGCTGATCAGTTTGCAAACTTAAAAGGGCTATCTCTTAAGGTAGATGACGTGGCAGAAGCTGCACTCTATTTGGCTGGTGATGAGTCCAAGTACATCAGCGGACACAACCTTGTTGTAGATGGAGGGTTCAGTGTCTCTGATTCAGCTTGTAACTCATTCAGGGTAACTCCCTGA
- the LOC116252358 gene encoding secoisolariciresinol dehydrogenase-like isoform X1, giving the protein MSAEMSNTVLPPFVQRLKGRVAIVTGAAGGIGLAVAKLFHRHGAKVFIADIQDDLGRHVCSELSTKEDHVAEYVHCDVTKEDDIRRAVDTAVKVHGRLDIMFSNVGIAETNYPMPSLVDYDASKFDGIMNVNVVGMFLAAKHAARIMIPAKQGSIILMASCASLMAGLGGHGYCTSKHAVVGLTKSLATELGMNGIRVNCISPYVMFTPGSSRLMGRDEAEIHSWADQFANLKGLSLKVDDVAEAALYLAGDESKYISGHNLVVDGGFSVSDSACNSFRVTP; this is encoded by the exons ATGTCGGCAGAGATGAGCAACACggttcttccaccttttgtTCAAAG GCTGAAAGGCAGAGTAGCCATAGTGACTGGTGCAGCCGGTGGGATTGGCCTAGCTGTAGCCAAGCTCTTCCATCGCCATGGTGCCAAGGTATTCATTGCTGACATCCAGGACGATCTTGGCCGGCATGTTTGCAGTGAATTGAGTACAAAAGAAGATCACGTCGCCGAGTATGTGCACTGTGATGTGACCAAGGAAGATGATATTCGCAGAGCCGTTGATACAGCAGTCAAGGTGCATGGGAGGCTTGATATTATGTTCAGCAATGTGGGCATTGCAGAAACTAACTATCCCATGCCTAGTTTGGTGGACTATGACGCATCCAAATTTGATGGAATCATGAATGTGAATGTAGTTGGTATGTTTCTAGCTGCCAAGCATGCTGCAAGGATAATGATCCCAGCAAAGCAGGGCAGCATAATCCTGATGGCAAGCTGTGCCTCACTGATGGCTGGACTTGGTGGCCATGGCTATTGCACCTCAAAGCATGCAGTAGTGGGACTGACCAAGAGTTTGGCCACAGAACTGGGCATGAATGGGATCCGAGTGAACTGCATTTCACCATATGTCATGTTCACACCCGGCTCAAGCCGCTTGATGGGACGTGATGAAGCTGAGATTCACAGTTGGGCTGATCAGTTTGCAAACTTAAAAGGGCTATCTCTTAAGGTAGATGACGTGGCAGAAGCTGCACTCTATTTGGCTGGTGATGAGTCCAAGTACATCAGCGGACACAACCTTGTTGTAGATGGAGGGTTCAGTGTCTCTGATTCAGCTTGTAACTCATTCAGGGTAACTCCCTGA